From the Calliopsis andreniformis isolate RMS-2024a chromosome 4, iyCalAndr_principal, whole genome shotgun sequence genome, one window contains:
- the Alpha-spec gene encoding alpha spectrin isoform X2, translating to MDQITPKEVKILENPEDIQERREQVLGRYANFKAEARNKRDKLEDSRRFQYFKRDADELEGWIYEKLQAASDESYKDPTNLQAKIQKHQAFEAEVAAHSNAIVSLDNTGSEMIAQHHFASDVIRKRLEDLHRLWELLLSRLADKGLKLQQALVLVQFIRHCDEVMFWIHDKEAFVTTDEFGHDLEHVEVLQRKFDEFQKDMASQEYRVTEVNELADKLLLDGHPERDTILRRKEELNESWQRLKQLAVLRQEKLFGAHEIQRFNRDADETMAWIAEKDVVLSSDDFGRDLASVQTLQRKHEGIERDLAALEDKVYTLGAEADRLAAIHEADHSKQIQAKRAEILQSWESLTAKAKERRLKLDESYYLHRFLADYRDLVSWMNDMRAIISADELAKDVAGAEALVERHQEHKGEIDARADSFDATTLAGNKLLEKNHYAAEEVARKLNSLAEDKQSLLSLWEKRRILYEQCMDLQLFYRDTEQADAWMAKQEAFLANADLGDSLDSVEALIKKHEDFDKSLAAQEEKINVLDDFAGKLIKGGHYAADDVAQRRQLLLERRAVLLDKSAQRRRCLEDAYKLQQFERDCDETKGWVNEKLKFATDDSYLDPTNLNGKVQKHQNFEQELNANKTRIEEMVATGQDLIESGHYAKDRIRTRTDEIMTLWNSLTYATEKKGAKLQEASQQQQFNRTVEDIELWLSEVEGQLMSEDYGKDLTSVQNLQKKHALLEADVASHSDRIESIAQAAEQFVKSGHFDADNIKAKQEQLQARYAALQRPMSVRKQRLLTSLQVQQLFRDIEDEEAWIREKEPVAASTNRGRDLIGVQNLQKKHQAVLAEINNHEPRVVAVCQAGAAMLQDSHFAAQEISQRVVALDEHWGQLKEKARQRKNDLDDSLQAHQYFADANEAESWMKEKRPIVMNADYGKDEDSSEALLKKHEALVSDLEAFASTIAALRDQAASCRQQETPTVDITGKECVVALYDYTEKSPREVSMKKGDTLTLLNSNNKDWWKVEVNDRQGFVPAAYVKRVEPEAGLSASQQNLAREQSSIAARQAQIEAQYDDLLRLARERQNKLNETAKAYVLVREAAELATWIKDKENHAQVQDVGEDLEQVEVMQKKFDDFQADLKANEVRLAEMNEIAVQLMSLGQTEAALKIQTQIKDLNEKWSSLQTLTAERANQLGSAHEVQRFHRDVDETKDWIREKDAALNNDDLGKDLRSVQALQRKHEGLERDLAALGDKIKQLDETANRLMQSHPETAEQTYAKQKEINEEWTQLTAKANSRKEKLLDSYDLQRFLSDYRDLMAWINSMMGLVASEELASDVTGAEALLERHQEHRMEIDARAGTFQAFELFGQQLLQSSHYASVEIQEKLESMAEARQELEKAWIQRRMQLDQNLELQLFCRDCEQAENWMSAREAFLSSADTVDSSDNVEALIKKHEDFDKAINAHEEKIATLQTLADQLIAAEHYAAKPIDERRCQVLVRWKHLKDALIEKRSKLGESQTLQQFSRDADEMENWIAEKLQLATEENYKDPANIQSKHQKHQAFEAELAANADRIQSVLAMGGNLIEKHQCAGSEDAVQKRLASIADQWEYLTQKTTEKSMKLKEANKQRTYIAAVKDLDFWLGEVESLLTSEDAGKDLASVQNLMKKHQLVEADIHAHEERIKDMNAQADSLIESGQFDAAGIQEKRQSINERYERIRNLAAHRQARLNEANTLHQFFRDIADEESWIKEKKLLVGSDDYGRDLTGVQNLKKKHKRLEAELGSHEPAIQAVQEAGEKLMDVSNLGVPEIEQRLKLLNQAWAELKQLAANRGQKLDESLTYQQFLAKVEEEEAWITEKQQLLSVEDYGDTMAAVQGLLKKHDAFETDFAAHGERCKDICEAGEALIKAGNHRADAIGQRCAQLRNKLEQLGALAARRKTRLNDNSAYLQFMWKADVVESWIADKETHVRSEEFGRDLSTVQTLLTKQETFDAGLHAFEHEGIQNITTLKEMLVDSGHDQTPSIQKRHADVITRWQKLLADSDARKQRLLRMQDQFRQIEELYLTFAKKASAFNSWFENAEEDLTDPVRCNSIEEIRALREAHAQFQASLSSAEADFEALAALDRQIKSFNVGPNPYTWFTMEALEDTWRNLQKIIKERDVELAKEAQRQEENDKSRKEFAKYANAFHQWLAETRTSMMEGSGSLEQQLEATKRKTQEVRARRQDLKKIEDLGAILEEHLILDNRYTEHSTVGLAQQWDQLDQLGMRMQHNLEQQIQARNQSGVSEDALKEFSMMFKHFDKDKSGRLNHQEFKSCLRALGYDLPMVEEGQPDPEFENILDIVDPNRDGYVSLQEYMAFMISKETENVQSSEEIENAFRAITAGDRPYVTKEELYANLTKEMADYCVARMKPYVDPKTERPITGALDYIEFTRTLFQN from the exons ATGGATCAGATTACACCGAAAGAGGTGAAGATCCTGGAAAATCCTGAAGACATTCAGGAGAGGCGAGAGCAGGTGTTGGGTCGTTATGCGAATTTCAAAGCGGAAGCTCGTAACAAGAGAGACAAACTTGAGGACTCCCGTCGCTTTCAA TATTTTAAGCGAGATGCGGACGAACTCGAAGGATGGATCTACGAAAAGCTGCAGGCTGCTTCAGATGAAAGCTACAAAGATCCCACAAATCTTCAGGCAAAGATTCAGAAACACCAAGCTTTTGAAGCAGAAGTTGCAGCTCACTCCAATGCCATTGTATCACTGGATAACACTGGCTCAGAAATGATAGCACAGCATCACTTTGCAAGCGATGTCATTCGTAAAAGATTAG AGGATCTCCACCGTTTGTGGGAGCTACTGCTCTCCAGATTAGCAGACAAGGGCCTCAAATTGCAACAAGCATTAGTTCTTGTACAATTTATCAGACACTGCGATGAGGTCATGTTCTGGATCCATGATAAAGAGGCATTCGTAACGACCGACGAATTTGGACACGATTTGGAACACGTTGAGGTGCTTCAAAGGAAATTTGACGAATTCCAGAAGGATATGGCTAGCCAGGAATACAGAGTAACAGAAGTAAACGAGTTAGCAGACAAGCTTCTGCTCGATGGACATCCCGAACGCGACACTATTTTGCGCAGAAAGGAGGAACTGAACGAATCTTGGCAGAGATTGAAGCAGCTCGCTGTCTTGCGGCAAGAGAAACTTTTTGGCGCTCAcgagattcaaagattcaatCGAGACGCGGACGAAACGATGGCGTGGATCGCGGAAAAGGACGTCGTCTTATCCTCAGACGACTTTGGACGCGATCTCGCCAGCGTACAGACTTTGCAGAGGAAACACGAGGGAATAGAGCGAGACCTGGCTGCTCTCGAGGACAAGGTTTACACTTTGGGTGCAGAGGCAGACCGCCTGGCAGCCATTCACGAGGCAGATCACTCCAAGCAGATTCAAGCTAAGCGCGCGGAGATTCTACAGTCCTGGGAAAGCCTCACGGCGAAAGCAAAGGAGCGGCGCCTGAAGCTTGATGAGTCCTACTATTTACACAGATTCCTGGCTGACTACAGAGACTTGGTTTCATGGATGAACGACATGCGCGCGATCATATCCGCGGATGAATTAGCAAAGGACGTAGCTGGTGCAGAAGCTCTCGTTGAGAggcaccaggagcataagggAGAGATCGACGCCAGAGCCGACAGCTTCGACGCGACCACATTGGCTGGAAATAAACTTCTGGAGAAGAACCACTACGCTGCTGAAGAAGTGGCGAGGAAATTGAATTCTCTTGCTGAGGACAAGCAGTCCCTCCTCAGTCTTTGGGAGAAGAGGAGAATTTTATACGAACAATGTATGGACTTGCAATTGTTCTATCGAGATACTGAGCAGGCGGACGCGTGGATGGCGAAGCAAGAGGCATTCTTGGCGAACGCAGACTTGGGAGATTCTCTGGACAGCGTGGAAGCTCTCATCAAGAAACACGAAGACTTTGACAAGTCTCTAGCAGCGCAAGAAGAGAAGATCAACGTATTGGACGACTTTGCGGGTAAATTAATTAAAGGAGGACACTACGCGGCAGACGACGTTGCACAGAGACGTCAGCTTCTGCTGGAAAGACGCGCAGTTCTTCTGGACAAGTCAGCTCAAAGAAGACGCTGTTTAGAAGATGCTTATAAACTACAGCAGTTCGAACGTGACTGCGATGAAACGAAAGGATGGGTgaatgaaaaattgaagttcgctACCGATGACAGCTATCTGGACCCTACTAATCTGAATGGAAAGGTGCAGAAGCATCAGAACTTCGAGCAGGAGTTGAATGCAAACAAAACTCGCATTGAAGAGATGGTAGCTACCGGACAGGACCTAATTGAGAGCGGCCATTACGCAAAAGACCGCATCCGCACTCGCACTGATGAAATTATGACCCTGTGGAACAGTCTCACTTATGCGACTGAAAAGAAGGGCGCTAAATTGCAAGAAGCTTCTCAGCAGCAACAATTCAATCGCACTGTTGAGGATATTGAATTATGGCTATCAGAAGTCGAAGGACAACTCATGTCAGAAGATTATGGAAAGGATTTAACCAGCGTACAAAATCTCCAAAAGAAGCACGCTCTTCTCGAGGCTGACGTAGCCTCCCATTCAGACAGGATCGAGAGCATCGCTCAGGCAGCAGAACAATTTGTAAAATCAGGCCACTTCGACGCGGACAACATCAAGGCCAAGCAAGAACAGCTGCAGGCGAGATACGCTGCTCTGCAGCGACCAATGAGCGTCCGTAAGCAGCGACTGCTTACCTCTCTCCAGGTTCAGCAACTGTTCAGAGATATAGAAGACGAAGAGGCGTGGATCCGCGAGAAGGAACCTGTAGCCGCCTCCACCAACCGTGGTCGCGACCTGATTGGTGTCCAGAACTTGCAGAAGAAGCACCAGGCTGTTCTGGCAGAGATAAACAACCACGAGCCGCGTGTGGTCGCTGTTTGCCAAGCAGGTGCTGCGATGCTGCAAGACAGCCACTTCGCTGCTCAAGAAATTAGTCAACGTGTGGTCGCTTTGGATGAACACTGGGGACAGCTGAAAGAGAAAGCTCGACAGCGGAAGAACGATCTGGATGACTCCCTGCAAGCTCATCAATACTTTGCAGATGCAAACGAAGCGGAATCTTGGATGAAGGAGAAGAGGCCGATTGTTATGAACGCTGACTATGGAAAGGATGAAGACAGCTCTGAAGCTTTGTTGAAGAAGCACGAGGCGTTGGTCAGTGACTTGGAAGCTTTCGCCAGCACCATTGCAGCGCTCAGGGACCAGGCTGCGTCTTGTCGTCAACAAGAAACGCCTACTGTTGACATCACTGGCAAGGAATGCGTCGTTGCACTTTATGACTACACTGAGAAGTCTCCTCGAGAAGTGTCCATGAAGAAGGGTGATACTCTGACCCTCTTGAATTCTAATAATAAGGATTGGTGGAAGGTTGAAGTAAACGATCGTCAAGGCTTTGTACCAGCTGCCTACGTGAAACGAGTGGAGCCTGAAGCAGGTCTGAGTGCGTCCCAGCAGAACTTGGCTAGAGAGCAGAGTTCCATTGCTGCTAGACAAGCCCAAATTGAGGCTCAGTACGATGACCTCCTGAGACTTGCTCGTGAGCGACAGAATAAGTTGAACGAGACTGCAAAGGCTTACGTGCTGGTGAGAGAGGCTGCAGAGTTGGCTACTTGGATCAAGGATAAGGAGAACCATGCCCAGGTCCAGGATGTTGGCGAAGATTTGGAGCAAGTAGAAGTCATGCAGAAGAAGTTCGACGATTTCCAAGCTGATCTGAAGGCTAACGAGGTACGATTGGCAGAGATGAATGAGATTGCTGTTCAATTGATGAGTCTGGGCCAGACAGAAGCAGCCTTGAAGATTCAGACACAGATAAAGGACTTGAATGAGAAGTGGAGCAGCCTGCAGACTCTCACCGCAGAGCGTGCTAATCAGCTGGGATCTGCTCACGAAGTTCAACGCTTCCACCGTGATGTTGACGAAACCAAGGACTGGATTAGAGAGAAAGATGCAGCGTTGAATAACGATGATCTTGGAAAGGATCTGCGCAGTGTTCAGGCTCTGCAACGAAAGCACGAGGGTCTTGAGAGAGACTTGGCTGCTTTGGgagacaagatcaaacagttggatgAGACAGCCAATCGTCTCATGCAGTCCCATCCTGAGACTGCTGAGCAGACCTACGCCAAACAGAAAGAAATTAATGAGGAATGGACTCAGCTGACTGCAAAGGCTAACAGCAGGAAAGAGAAGCTGCTCGATTCGTATGACTTGCAACGTTTCCTCAGTGACTACCGAGACTTGATGGCTTGGATAAACTCGATGATGGGTCTAGTCGCGTCTGAGGAACTGGCTTCTGATGTCACCGGCGCGGAAGCTTTACTTGAACGCCATCAG GAACatcgaatggagattgacgcaaGGGCAGGCACCTTCCAGGCGTTCGAGCTTTTTGGTCAGCAGCTTCTTCAGTCCAGTCACTATGCCAGCGTAGAGATTCAGGAGAAACTCGAGTCCATGGCCGAGGCTCGACAGGAGTTAGAGAAGGCTTGGATCCAACGACGCATGCAGCTTGACCAAAACCttgagctgcaattattctgcaGGGACTGTGAACAAGCTGAGAATTGGATGAGCGCTCGAGAGGCTTTCTTGAGCAGCGCAGACACTGTCGACAGTAGTGACAACGTTGAGGCTCTCATCAAGAAACACGAAGACTTCGACAAAGCCATTAACGCTCACGAGGAGAAGATCGCCACTTTGCAAACCCTGGCAGATCAGCTAATTGCAGCGGAACACTATGCTGCAAAACCGATTGACGAGAGACGGTGTCAAGTTTTGGTCCGCTGGAAGCATCTGAAAGACGCCTTGATCGAGAAGCGATCCAAATTAGGAGAGTCCCAGACTCTGCAGCAATTCTCAAGAGACGCTGATGAAATGGAGAACTGGATCGCCGAGAAACTGCAGCTGGCCACAGAAGAAAACTACAAGGACCCAGCGAATATACAATCGAAACACCAGAAACATCAGGCCTTTGAGGCTGAGCTGGCAGCCAATGCTGACAGAATTCAGTCGGTGCTTGCGATGGGAGGAAACTTGATCGAGAAACACCAGTGTGCTGGCTCTGAGGATGCTGTTCAGAAGAGGCTAGCCTCGATCGCCGATCAGTGGGAGTATCTCACCCAGAAGACGACGGAGAAGTCGATGAAACTCAAGGAAGCTAACAAGCAGCGCACTTATATAGCTGCTGTTAAAGATCTCGACTTCTGGCTGGGTGAAGTAGAAAGTCTACTGACATCAGAAGACGCGGGTAAGGACCTAGCTTCTGTGCAAAACCTAATGAAGAAGCATCAGTTGGTCGAGGCTGATATCCACGCGCACGAAGAAAGAATCAAAGACATGAACGCTCAGGCAGATTCCCTGATCGAAAGTGGACAGTTCGATGCAGCTGGCATTCAAGAGAAACGACAGAGCATAAACGAACGTTACGAAAGAATTCGTAACTTGGCTGCTCACAGGCAGGCCAGACTGAACGAAGCGAACACCTTGCATCAGTTCTTCAGGGACATCGCTGATGAAGAATCTTGGATCAAGGAAAAGAAACTATTAGTCGGCTCAGATGACTATGGTCGCGACTTGACTGGAGTCCAGAACCTGAAGAAAAAGCACAAGAGGTTGGAAGCTGAATTAGGCAGCCACGAGCCTGCTATACAAGCTGTCCAAGAAGCAGGAGAGAAGCTGATGGATGTCTCCAACTTGGGCGTCCCTGAAATCGAGCAACGTCTGAAGCTGCTAAATCAAGCCTGGGCTGAATTGAAACAGCTGGCTGCTAATAGAGGACAGAAGCTAGACGAGTCTTTGACTTATCAGCAGTTCCTGGCGAAGGTGGAGGAAGAAGAAGCTTGGATCACTGAGAAACAGCAACTGCTCTCAGTAGAAGACTATGGAGACACCATGGCTGCTGTTCAAGGCTTGCTGAAGAAGCATGATGCATTCGAGACTGATTTTGCTGCACATGGAGAGCGCTGCAAGGATATTTGTGAAGCTGGAGAGGCTTTAATTAAAGCTGGCAACCACCGTGCCGATGCTATAGGCCAGAGATGCGCTCAGCTTCGCAACAAACTAGAGCAGCTCGGCGCCCTTGCTGCCAGAAGGAAGACTCGACTGAACGACAACTCAGCGTACTTGCAATTCATGTGGAAGGCAGACGTGGTCGAGTCTTGGATCGCGGATAAGGAAACCCATGTGCGTTCAGAGGAATTCGGACGAGATCTGTCCACCGTTCAGACATTGCTCACCAAACAAGAAACCTTCGACGCAGGCTTGCACGCCTTTGAACACGAGGGAATCCAGAACATCACCACACTGAAGGAGATGTTAGTGGATTCTGGACACGACCAGACGCCCAGCATTCAGAAGCGCCACGCTGATGTGATCACTCGTTGGCAGAAGTTGTTAGCAGACTCTGACGCAAGGAAGCAACGACTATTAAGAATGCAGGATCAGTTCAGGCAGATCGAGGAACTGTACCTGACCTTTGCCAAGAAGGCGTCCGCTTTCAACTCATGGTTCGAAAACGCAGAGGAAGATCTGACGGACCCAGTGCGCTGCAACAGCATCGAGGAGATTCGAGCGCTGAGAGAGGCCCACGCGCAGTTCCAAGCGAGCTTATCTTCGGCGGAGGCAGACTTtgaggctctggctgctctggacAGACAGATCAAGAGCTTCAACGTTGGACCCAACCCGTACACGTGGTTCACCATGGAAGCTTTAGAAGATACCTGGCGCAATCTACAGAAGATCATTAAGGAACGCGACGTAGAGCTGGCAAAGGAAGCTCAGCGTCAAGAGGAGAACGATAAATCGCGTAAGGAGTTCGCTAAGTATGCAAACGCTTTCCATCAGTGGCTAGCGGAGACAAGAACGTCTATGATGGAGGGATCAGGGTCTTTAGAGCAACAGCTTGAGGCGACTAAGAGGAAGACGCAGGAAGTGCGCGCTCGTCGTCAGGAtctgaagaagattgaggatttgggtgcgATTTTGGAGGAGCATTTGATTCTAGACAATCGCTACACGGAACACAGCACTGTGGGACTGGCTCAGCAGTGGGACCAGTTGGATCAGTTAGGAATGCGCATGCAGCATAACTTGGAGCAGCAGATACAGGCACGCAATCAATCAGGTGTCTCGGAGGATGCTCTGAAAGAATTCTCCATGATGTTCAAGCACTTCGACAAGGACAAGAGTGGACGTCTGAATCATCAGGAATTCAAGTCTTGCTTGAGAGCCCTTGGCTATGATCTACCGATGGTGGAGGAAGGTCAACCTGATCCAGAATTCGAGAATATTCTTG ATATCGTGGATCCTAATAGAGACGGGTATGTATCGCTGCAAGAATACATGGCATTCATGATTAGCAAAGAAACTGAGAACGTACAGAGTTCAGAAGAGATAGAAAATGCCTTCCGCGCTATTACCGCCGGGGATCGGCCATATGTTACAAAGGAGGAATTGTATGCT AACCTCACGAAAGAGATGGccgactattgcgttgctcgcaTGAAACCGTACGTCGATCCAAAGACCGAGCGCCCGATCACAGGAGCGTTGGATTACATTGAATTCACTCGCACTCTTTTCCAGAATTAA